Proteins encoded in a region of the Populus alba chromosome 13, ASM523922v2, whole genome shotgun sequence genome:
- the LOC118035486 gene encoding putative methylesterase 12, chloroplastic, translated as MGNLICMTKKDTRDNNHGSKSKRMGRSQRKLLAEEEFLHRQALSMALQQHQLSQRFDGSMSRRIGSTSSRRRNLSDPFSNGKQAPDFLENMKLNKLVLVHGEGFGAWCWYKTIALLEEAGLVPIAIDLTGSGIDLADTNSVTTLAEYSKPLISYLENLPEDEQVILVGHSTGGACVSYALEHCPQKISKAIFLCATMVSDGQRPFDVFAEELGSTERFMQESQFLIHGNGKDKPPTGFMFEKQQMKGLYFNQSPTKDVALAMVSMRPIPLGPVMEKLSLSPEKYGTGRRFFIQTLDDRALSPDVQEKLVRDSPPERVFKIKGSDHCPFFSKPQSLHKILLEIARIP; from the exons ATGGGTAATTTAATTTGCATGACAAAGAAGGACACTAGAGATAATAATCATGGATCAAAAAGCAAGAGAATGGGTAGGTCTCAAAGGAAGTTGTTGGCAGAGGAGGAGTTTTTGCATAGACAAGCTCTATCTATGGCACTACAACAGCACCAATTGTCTCAGAGATTTGATGGATCCATGTCCAGGAGGATTGGTTCAACTAGCTCTAGAAGAAGAAATCTCTCTGATCCTTTCTCTAATGGGAAACAG GCACCAGACTTTCTGGAGAATATGAAGTTAAATAAGCTTGTTCTGGTGCATGGAGAAGGTTTTGGAGCATGGTGTTGGTACAAAACTATTGCTTTGTTGGAGGAAGCAGGATTGGTTCCTATTGCCATAGATCTAACAGGATCTGGTATTGATCTGGCAGATACAAACAGTGTCACAACATTGGCAGAGTACTCAAAACCATTGATTAGTTATTTAGAAAACTTGCCTGAGGATGAACAG GTTATTTTGGTTGGCCATAGTACTGGAGGTGCATGTGTCTCTTATGCACTTGAGCATTGCCCCCAGAAGATCTCGAAAGCTATTTTTCTCTGTGCTACAATGGTGTCTGATGGTCAGAGGCCTTTTGATGTGTTTGCTGAAGAG CTTGGATCTACAGAACGCTTTATGCAAGAATCACAGTTTCTGATTCATGGAAATGGTAAAGACAAGCCTCCTACAGGATTTATGTTTGAGAAACAGCAAATGAAAGGTTTATATTTCAATCAATCACCAACAAAG GATGTTGCGTTGGCCATGGTTTCAATGAGACCCATTCCACTTGGTCCTGTCATGGAGAAGCTATCATTGTCCCCTGAAAAATATGGAACTGGCCGGCGGTTCTTCATTCAGACACTGGACGATCGTGCTCTTTCACCGGATGTCCAAGAAAAGCTAGTGAGGGATAGTCCACCAGAAAGAGTCTTCAAGATTAAAGGAAGTGATCACTGCCCATTCTTTTCAAAGCCTCAGTCCCTTCATAAAATATTGTTGGAAATTGCTCGAATACCATAG
- the LOC118035483 gene encoding agamous-like MADS-box protein AGL11 isoform X1, translated as MHLRPVLLWFELRNFFVFGSSIRSTIDRYKKVSSDSSNTASITEINAQYYQQESAKLRQQIQLLQNSNRHLMGEAVSNLSVKELKQLENRLERGMTRIRSKKHELLLAEIEYMQKREIELENESACLRNKIAEVERFQQANMVTGEELNAIQALAASRNFFAPHFLEGGTAYPHTYNKKFLHLG; from the exons ATGCATCTCAGGCCTGTTCTTTTGTGGTTTGAACTTAGAAACTTCTTCGTTTTTGGTAGCAGTATAAGATCAACTATAGATAGGTACAAGAAGGTCAGTTCAGATAGTTCAAACACTGCCTCTATCACAGAAATCAATGCCCAG TATTATCAACAAGAATCAGCAAAGCTGCGTCAACAAATTCAGTTGCTGCAGAATTCTAACAG GCACTTAATGGGAGAAGCCGTGAGTAATCTGTCGGTGAAGGAGCTAAAGCAGCTGGAGAATAGGCTCGAAAGAGGCATGACTAGAATCAGGTCAAAGAAG CATGAATTGCTGCTAGCTGAAATTGAGTATATGCAGAAAAGG GAGATTGAGCTGGAAAATGAAAGTGCCTGTCTTCGAAACAAG ATAGCGGAAGTTGAGAGGTTTCAACAAGCCAACATGGTCACCGGAGAAGAGCTGAATGCAATCCAGGCATTAGCAGCCTCTCGCAATTTCTTTGCTCCTCATTTTCTTGAGGGTGGAACTGCATACCCGCACACTTACAACAAGAAGTTTCTCCATCTTGG GTAA
- the LOC118035485 gene encoding immune-associated nucleotide-binding protein 9, translating into MMGGSAIDDDWELASPSNGVRTVVLVGRTGNGKSATGNSILGRKAFKSRASSSGITSTCELQSTVLGDGQIINVIDTPGLFDFSAGSEFVGREIVKCINMAKDGIHAVLVVFSVRTRFSQEEEAALRSLQTLFGSKILDYMIVVFTGGDELEDNDETLEDYLGRECPQPLKEVLKLCENRRALFDNKTKDLCKRAEQMQELLSLVNRVIEQNAGHPYSDELFAEIQKGEMNFRDQQEEFNSLKGNISIREISKLKEQMQRQYEEQLKRVTDMVEMKLKEATGNLERRLAEEHAARLRAEENAQSEQRKSNEEIRKLRESLEKAQEELRKKGGCAIL; encoded by the exons ATGATGGGTGGAAGTGCAATAGATGATGATTGGGAGCTTGCTTCACCATCCAATGGGGTTCGTACAGTTGTTTTAGTTGGACGCACAGGCAATGGAAAAAGTGCAACTGGTAACAGTATTCTTGGAAGAAAGGCCTTCAAGTCAAGAGCTAGCTCATCTGGTATTACCAGTACTTGTGAATTGCAGAGTACTGTACTGGGAGATGGTCAAATTATCAATGTCATTGATACTCCTG GACTCTTTGATTTTTCTGCTGGATCTGAATTTGTTGGCAGAGAAATTGTCAAATGTATTAATATGGCAAAGGATGGGATCCACGCAGTCCTTGTAGTCTTCTCAGTTAGGACCCGCTTTTCACAGGAAGAAGAAGCAGCCCTGCGCAGCTTACAAACTTTGTTTGGAAGTAAGATACTTGACTACATGATTGTAGTCTTCACTGGGGGAGATGAGCTTGAAGATAATGATGAGACATTAGAAGATTATTTGGGCCGCGAGTGTCCACAACCTTTAAAG GAAGTTCTCAAGTTGTGTGAGAATCGACGAGCTCTTTTTGATAACAAAACTAAAGATTTATGTAAGAGAGCTGAGCAGATGCAGGAGCTTCTCTCCCTTGTAAACAGGGTCATAGAACAGAATGCTGGGCATCCATACAGTGATGAATTATTTGCTGAAATAcag AAAGGGGAAATGAACTTCCGTGATCAACAAGAAGAGTTTAATTCCTTGAAAGGGAACATTTCTATACgagaaatatcaaagttgaaGGAGCAGATGCAAAGACAATATGAAGAACAGCTGAAACGAGTAACGGATATG GTTGAGATGAAGCTTAAAGAGGCAACCGGTAATCTTGAGCGGCGGTTGGCAGAAGAGCATGCCGCGCGACTTCGCGCAGAAGAGAATGCACAATCAGAGCAAAGGAAATCAAACGAAGAAATTCGCAAGCTTAGAGAGAGTCTAGAGAAGGCTCAGGAGGAGCTCCGTAAGAAGGGAGGCTGTGCCATTCTCTGA